The following proteins are co-located in the Larimichthys crocea isolate SSNF chromosome XXIV, L_crocea_2.0, whole genome shotgun sequence genome:
- the ebi3 gene encoding interleukin-27 subunit beta encodes MAVTVGSVCVAVTLLMCVLGGQAVDLLRAKATSGFSPATPKVHCWCAGYPNLTAQCSWPEPSHSTSLIHYIATCSERNRPTVTTQCQFIQPGSAASSSSSERLLHCTLPNLKLLTDYILNVTAVTASGESSSHLSSFMLEDIVKPDPPVDVRVSPLNIRNLLVEWSPPPTWANLNIFPLKYQILYQWESRGTPRSINLGPFESTKIELKGLTPGRPYLFQVCAMELLGLGKCSDWSLPVKVTIPRVKL; translated from the exons ATGGCTGTGACggttggcagtgtgtgtgtcgctgtgaCTCTCCTCATGTGTGTCCTTGGAGGCCAAGCGGTGGACCTGCTGAGGGCAAAGGCAACATCAGGGT TTTCTCCCGCCACTCCCAAGGTGCATTGCTGGTGTGCAGGCTATCCCAACTTGACTGCTCAATGCTCCTGGCCTGAACCTTCTCACTCCACATCGCTCATACACTACATTGCCACCTGCAG cGAGAGAAACAGGCCGACGGTCACCACACAGTGCCAGTTCATCCAACCTGGTTCAGCAgcatcatcctcctcatctgAACGG CTCTTGCACTGCACCCTGCCCAACCTGAAACTCCTCACCGACTACATCCTCAATGTCACAGCCGTGACTGCTTCTGGTGAAAGCAGCTCCCATCTATCAAGTTTCATGTTGGAGGACATAG TGAAACCAGATCCTCCCGTAGACGTCCGGGTTTCCCCTCTTAATATCAGAAACTTGTTGGTGGAGTGGTCTCCTCCCCCTACTTGGGCTAACCTGAACATCTTCCCCCTAAAATACCAGATACTTTACCAGTGGGAAAGCAGGGGCACCCCAAGGTCTATCAAT CTGGGTCCATTCGAGAGCACCAAGATTGAGCTGAAGGGGCTGACGCCGGGAAGGCCTTACCTGTTCCAGGTGTGTGCTATGGAGCTGCTGGGTCTGGGCAAGTGCAGCGACTGGAGCTTACCTGTAAAAGTCACCATACCAAGAGTGAAACTGTAG
- the odf3l2a gene encoding outer dense fiber protein 3-like protein 2a produces the protein MQEVVKKRPIISARERGPGPGRYALPPTVGYINHDFTKPSSPAYTFHSRMSTTMVSVDSSPGPRYHIDSKVTRFGRMETPSYSILGRGRRIGHQSVLHQTPGPGAYSPEKAPPLGIHQRPPSYTIGSRTRYRSVDAVPAPNSYSLPNLLGSQIPNKTASASYSFSGRRKVGAPSEDLSMSPGPAKYNIINPDVYRQRQPSFSMQSRTKRPNYSSAIPGPGAYSPEKFHLHLPKPPSCTLGVRHSEFVTPLVVDVVD, from the exons ATGCAGGAGGTGGTGAAGAAACGGCCGATAATCTCTGCTCGAGAAAGAG GCCCGGGCCCTGGACGCTACGCTCTGCCCCCTACAGTTGGATACATCAACCATGACTTCACCAAGCCCAGCAGCCCCGCTTACACCTTCCACAGCCGCATGAGCACCACCA tgGTCTCTGTAGACTCCAGCCCAGGACCAAGGTACCACATTGACTCCAAGGTCACCCGGTTTGGCCGGATGGAGACGCCATCGTACTCCATTTTGGGCAGAGGAAGGCGCATAGGGCATCAAA gCGTGCTGCACCAGACTCCCGGGCCAGGTGCCTACAGCCCAGAGAAGGCTCCACCTCTCGGGATTCACCAAAGACCACCGTCCTACACCATCGGCTCCCGCACTAGATACCGCTCTGTGGACGCTGTACCAGCACCCAACAG CTACAGTCTTCCTAATCTGCTGGGCTCCCAGATTCCTAATAAAACTGCCAGTGCCAGCTACAGCTTCTCAGGCCGGAGGAAGGTCGGAGCTCCCTCAGAAGACCTCTCCATGAGCCCCGGACCGGCAAAATACAACATCATCAACCCGGATGTTTACCGCCAGCGCCAGCCATCCTTCTCCATGCAGAGCCGAACTAAGAGGCCCAATTATTCCTCTGCTATTCCCGGACCCGGCGCGTACAGTCCAGAGAAGTTTCACCTACACCTGCCCAAGCCACCGTCCTGCACTCTGGGTGTCAGACACTCAGAGTTTGTCACCCCACTCGTGGTGGATGTGGTTGACTGA